A window from Scleropages formosus chromosome 17, fSclFor1.1, whole genome shotgun sequence encodes these proteins:
- the LOC108938597 gene encoding tyrosine-protein kinase ABL1-like isoform X2, producing MKMLEICLKLVGCKSKKGLSSSSSCYFEEALQKPDLEPQGLTEAARWNSKENLLAVPSENDPNLFVALYDFVASGDNTLSITKGEKLRVLGYNHNGEWCEAQTKNGQGWVPSNYITPVNSLEKHSWYHGPVSRSAAEYLLSSGINGSFLVRESESSPGQRSISLRYEGRVYHYRINTASDGKLYVSSESRFTALAELVHHHSTVADGLITTLHYPAPKRNKPTVYGVSPSYDKWEMERTDITMKHKLGGGQYGEVYEGVWKKYSLTVAVKTLKEDTMEVEEFLKEAAVMKEIKHPNLVQLLGVCTREPPFYIITEFMTHGNLLDYLRECNREEVNAVVLLYMATQISSAMEYLEKKNFIHRDLAARNCLVGENQLVKVADFGLSRLMTGDTYTAHAGAKFPIKWTAPESLAYNKFSIKSDVWAFGVLLWEIATYGLSPYPGIDLSQVYELLEKDYRMDRPEGCPEKVYELMRACWKWNPAERPSFAEIHQAFETMFQESSISDEVEKELGKKGKKVTVCPMPQAPELPTKTRTFRKNTDHKDGESANVVEPEVAVSPMLPRKERPYLDNNLNEDDRLLPKDKSRTSIFISSLIKKKKKTAPAPPKRSSSFKGIDGPTERWGGAVCRGIGDAREDLISGPFLSDAASTFDPSKLLSAHNNGAGSTVNGPPGSPGPSGPFPPQHSRKKVNPMASTSGMRTLGEEDLLSNSKRFHRSCSASSMPPGFDRTEWKSVTLPRNLQSSAHHFDSSTLGGRNDKPALPRKRASEQKPESVSRSGTLTPPPRLPKKTEDTVDDVFRDPESSPSCTPQNQMLKVSLQPPAHGEFSKTSALQAELLKSSAFPVLGAAGEECRGRRPKNTPDSLVPKEKGKLQKSKPTPPLPSSSKSGKASRSPTQDTPPDAKSKAFAQSFDHHHLSLTSAEQGKSLVSVESAKKSLTATSSKPPSKTSPTSSMSTPPPGGPQSGSSNSEQTSTTAFIPLITTRQSLRKTRQTQERHPNSAITKEMVLGGAEQLRAAIERNSEQTGSHNAVLEAGKNFSKYCVSYVESIQQMRNKFAFREAINKLESSLRELQICPTASGGAAAQQDFTKLLSSIKEISDIVQR from the exons aGGCTCTCCAGAAGCCAGATTTGGAGCCCCAGGGTTTAACGGAAGCAGCACGTTGGAACTCCAAAGAGAACCTGTTGGCAGTgcccagtgaaaatgaccccaACTTGTTTGTTGCACTGTATGACTTTGTGGCAAGTGGGGACAACACCCTCAGCATCACTAAAG GAGAGAAGCTACGGGTCTTGGGCTACAACCACAATGGGGAATGGTGCGAGGCGCAAACAAAAAATGGTCAGGGTTGGGTTCCCAGCAACTATATCACTCCAGTCAACAGCCTGGAGAAGCACAGCTGGTATCATGGCCCCGTGTCTCGCAGCGCCGCTGAGTACCTGCTCAGCAGCGGCATCAATGGCAGCTTCCTGGTGCGCGAGAGCGAGAGCAGCCCTGGCCAGAGATCCATCTCGCTGCGCTACGAGGGCAGAGTCTACCACTACCGCATCAACACAGCCTCCGACGGCAAG CTGTACGTGTCGTCAGAGAGCCGCTTCACAGCGCTGGCTGAGCTGGTGCACCACCACTCAACGGTGGCTGACGGCCTGATCACCACACTGCACTACCCAGCCCCCAAACGCAATAAGCCCACTGTGTATGGAGTCTCGCCCAGCTATGACAAGTGGGAGATGGAGCGCACCGACATCACTATGAAGCACAAGTTGGGTGGAGGCCAGTATGGGGAGGTCTATGAGGGCGTCTGGAAGAAGTACAGCTTAACAGTGGCCGTCAAAACCCTCAAG GAGGATACCATGGAGGTGGAAGAATTCCTGAAGGAGGCAGCAGTCATGAAGGAGATCAAGCATCCTAACTTGGTGCAACTGCTTG GTGTGTGCACACGGGAGCCTCCCTTCTACATCATCACAGAGTTCATGACCCATGGTAACCTACTGGATTACCTGCGCGAATGCAATCGGGAGGAAGTCAATGCAGTGGTTCTGCTCTATATGGCCACACAGATCTCTTCTGCCATGGAGTACCTGGAGAAAAAGAACTTCATCCACAG GGACCTGGCTGCCCGTAACTGTTTGGTTGGGGAGAACCAGTTGGTCAAGGTGGCAGATTTTGGCCTGAGTCGTCTAATGACAGGAGACACCTACACAGCTCATGCTGGGGCCAAATTCCCCATCAAGTGGACAGCCCCTGAGAGCCTGGCCTACAACAAGTTCTCTATAAAATCAGATGTATGGG CTTTTGGCGTACTATTGTGGGAGATTGCGACATATGGCCTGTCTCCCTACCCGGGTATTGACCTGTCCCAGGTGTatgagctgctggagaaggactACCGCATGGACCGGCCTGAGGGCTGCCCAGAAAAGGTCTATGAACTTATGAGAGCCT GCTGGAAGTGGAACCCTGCAGAGCGTCCATCGTTTGCTGAAATCCATCAAGCATTTGAGACCATGTTCCAAGAATCGAGCATTTCAGATG aggtagagaAGGAACTGGGGAAGAAAGGGAAGAAGGTGACCGTGTGCCCCATGCCACAGGCCCCTGAGCTACCGACCAAGACCAGAACCTTCCGTAAAAACACAGACCACAAGGATGGAGAGAGTGCAA ATGTAGTGGAGCCTGAGGTGGCTGTGTCACCCATGCTTCCCAGGAAGGAGAGGCCATACCTGGACAACAATCTTAATGAGGATGATCGCCTTTTACCTAAGGACAAATCAAGGACCAGTATCTTCATTAGCAGTCtcataaagaagaagaagaagaccgCCCCAGCGCCTCCTAAGCGTAGCAGCTCTTTCAAAGGAATTGATGGACCTACAGAGCGCTGGGGAGGAGCAGTGTGTCGAGGGATAGGAGATGCCAGAGAAGACTTAATTAGTGGGCCTTTTCTTAGTGATGCTGCCAGCACCTTTGACCCAAGCAAGCTTCTGAGTGCCCATAACAATGGTGCAGGGAGCACAGTCAATGGGCCACCTGGCTCCCCAGGACCCTCAGGTCCATTCCCCccacagcacagcaggaagAAAGTCAACCCAATGGCCTCCACTTCTGGAATGAGAACTCTGGGTGAGGAGGACCTTTTATCTAATTCAAAACGCTTCCATCGTTCCTGCTCTGCCTCTAGCATGCCCCCTGGCTTTGACCGGACTGAGTGGAAGTCGGTCACACTTCCCCGCAACCTGCAATCCTCTGCACATCACTTTGACTCAAGCACACTTGGAGGACGGAATGACAAGCCAGCACTGCCGCGCAAGAGAGCTAGTGAGCAGAAACCAGAGTCAGTTTCTCGCTCTGGCACACTTACACCGCCCCCAAGGCTCCCCAAGAAGACCGAAGACACAGTGGACGACGTCTTCAGGGATCCTGAGTCCAGCCCAAGTTGCACTCCCCAGAACCAGATGCTCAAAGTGAGTCTTCAACCACCGGCACATGGTGAATTCTCTAAAACGAGTGCCTTGCAGGCTGAGCTTCTGAAGTCCAGTGCTTTCCCAGTACTTGGGGCAGCTGGAGAAGAGTGCCGAGGACGCCGTCCAAAGAACACCCCTGATAGCCTGGTGCCTAAAGAGAAGGGAAAGCTTCAGAAGTCAAAACCAACCCCACCTCTGCCTTCCTCTTCAAAATCTGGAAAGGCATCTCGGAGTCCTACCCAGGACACACCACCAGATGCCAAATCCAAAGCCTTTGCCCAGAGCTTTGATCACCATCACCTCAGCTTAACTAGTGCTGAACAGGGGAAGTCCCTTGTTTCAGtggaaagtgcaaaaaaaagtcTTACTGCCACCTCCTCCAAACCACCATCAAAGACATCTCCAACATCCTCTATGTCCACCCCACCACCGGGAGGACCACAGTCTGGATCCTCCAACAGTGAGCAGACCTCTACCACAGCATTCATCCCCCTCATTACAACTCGGCAGTCTTTACGCAAAACTCGGCAGACCCAGGAGAGGCACCCTAACTCAGCCATTACAAAGGAGATGGTCTTGGGGGGAGCCGAGCAGCTGCGTGCTGCCATTGAGAGGAACTCGGAGCAGACAGGCAGCCACAATGCCGTGCTTGAGGCAGGAAAGAACTTCTCCAAATATTGTGTCAGCTACGTGGAATCCATCCAGCAAATGAGGAACAAGTTTGCTTTCCGGGAAGCCATCAACAAGCTGGAGAGCAGTCTGCGGGAGCTGCAGATATGCCCGACAGCTTCAGGTGGCGCTGCCGCACAGCAGGACTTCACCAAGCTGCTGTCTTCAATCAAGGAGATCAGTGACATTGTTCAGAGGTAG
- the LOC108938597 gene encoding tyrosine-protein kinase ABL1-like isoform X1 — translation MGQQPGKFVGDQRRPSLPALHFIKGGKKESPRHGPSHCNVFVEHEALQKPDLEPQGLTEAARWNSKENLLAVPSENDPNLFVALYDFVASGDNTLSITKGEKLRVLGYNHNGEWCEAQTKNGQGWVPSNYITPVNSLEKHSWYHGPVSRSAAEYLLSSGINGSFLVRESESSPGQRSISLRYEGRVYHYRINTASDGKLYVSSESRFTALAELVHHHSTVADGLITTLHYPAPKRNKPTVYGVSPSYDKWEMERTDITMKHKLGGGQYGEVYEGVWKKYSLTVAVKTLKEDTMEVEEFLKEAAVMKEIKHPNLVQLLGVCTREPPFYIITEFMTHGNLLDYLRECNREEVNAVVLLYMATQISSAMEYLEKKNFIHRDLAARNCLVGENQLVKVADFGLSRLMTGDTYTAHAGAKFPIKWTAPESLAYNKFSIKSDVWAFGVLLWEIATYGLSPYPGIDLSQVYELLEKDYRMDRPEGCPEKVYELMRACWKWNPAERPSFAEIHQAFETMFQESSISDEVEKELGKKGKKVTVCPMPQAPELPTKTRTFRKNTDHKDGESANVVEPEVAVSPMLPRKERPYLDNNLNEDDRLLPKDKSRTSIFISSLIKKKKKTAPAPPKRSSSFKGIDGPTERWGGAVCRGIGDAREDLISGPFLSDAASTFDPSKLLSAHNNGAGSTVNGPPGSPGPSGPFPPQHSRKKVNPMASTSGMRTLGEEDLLSNSKRFHRSCSASSMPPGFDRTEWKSVTLPRNLQSSAHHFDSSTLGGRNDKPALPRKRASEQKPESVSRSGTLTPPPRLPKKTEDTVDDVFRDPESSPSCTPQNQMLKVSLQPPAHGEFSKTSALQAELLKSSAFPVLGAAGEECRGRRPKNTPDSLVPKEKGKLQKSKPTPPLPSSSKSGKASRSPTQDTPPDAKSKAFAQSFDHHHLSLTSAEQGKSLVSVESAKKSLTATSSKPPSKTSPTSSMSTPPPGGPQSGSSNSEQTSTTAFIPLITTRQSLRKTRQTQERHPNSAITKEMVLGGAEQLRAAIERNSEQTGSHNAVLEAGKNFSKYCVSYVESIQQMRNKFAFREAINKLESSLRELQICPTASGGAAAQQDFTKLLSSIKEISDIVQR, via the exons aGGCTCTCCAGAAGCCAGATTTGGAGCCCCAGGGTTTAACGGAAGCAGCACGTTGGAACTCCAAAGAGAACCTGTTGGCAGTgcccagtgaaaatgaccccaACTTGTTTGTTGCACTGTATGACTTTGTGGCAAGTGGGGACAACACCCTCAGCATCACTAAAG GAGAGAAGCTACGGGTCTTGGGCTACAACCACAATGGGGAATGGTGCGAGGCGCAAACAAAAAATGGTCAGGGTTGGGTTCCCAGCAACTATATCACTCCAGTCAACAGCCTGGAGAAGCACAGCTGGTATCATGGCCCCGTGTCTCGCAGCGCCGCTGAGTACCTGCTCAGCAGCGGCATCAATGGCAGCTTCCTGGTGCGCGAGAGCGAGAGCAGCCCTGGCCAGAGATCCATCTCGCTGCGCTACGAGGGCAGAGTCTACCACTACCGCATCAACACAGCCTCCGACGGCAAG CTGTACGTGTCGTCAGAGAGCCGCTTCACAGCGCTGGCTGAGCTGGTGCACCACCACTCAACGGTGGCTGACGGCCTGATCACCACACTGCACTACCCAGCCCCCAAACGCAATAAGCCCACTGTGTATGGAGTCTCGCCCAGCTATGACAAGTGGGAGATGGAGCGCACCGACATCACTATGAAGCACAAGTTGGGTGGAGGCCAGTATGGGGAGGTCTATGAGGGCGTCTGGAAGAAGTACAGCTTAACAGTGGCCGTCAAAACCCTCAAG GAGGATACCATGGAGGTGGAAGAATTCCTGAAGGAGGCAGCAGTCATGAAGGAGATCAAGCATCCTAACTTGGTGCAACTGCTTG GTGTGTGCACACGGGAGCCTCCCTTCTACATCATCACAGAGTTCATGACCCATGGTAACCTACTGGATTACCTGCGCGAATGCAATCGGGAGGAAGTCAATGCAGTGGTTCTGCTCTATATGGCCACACAGATCTCTTCTGCCATGGAGTACCTGGAGAAAAAGAACTTCATCCACAG GGACCTGGCTGCCCGTAACTGTTTGGTTGGGGAGAACCAGTTGGTCAAGGTGGCAGATTTTGGCCTGAGTCGTCTAATGACAGGAGACACCTACACAGCTCATGCTGGGGCCAAATTCCCCATCAAGTGGACAGCCCCTGAGAGCCTGGCCTACAACAAGTTCTCTATAAAATCAGATGTATGGG CTTTTGGCGTACTATTGTGGGAGATTGCGACATATGGCCTGTCTCCCTACCCGGGTATTGACCTGTCCCAGGTGTatgagctgctggagaaggactACCGCATGGACCGGCCTGAGGGCTGCCCAGAAAAGGTCTATGAACTTATGAGAGCCT GCTGGAAGTGGAACCCTGCAGAGCGTCCATCGTTTGCTGAAATCCATCAAGCATTTGAGACCATGTTCCAAGAATCGAGCATTTCAGATG aggtagagaAGGAACTGGGGAAGAAAGGGAAGAAGGTGACCGTGTGCCCCATGCCACAGGCCCCTGAGCTACCGACCAAGACCAGAACCTTCCGTAAAAACACAGACCACAAGGATGGAGAGAGTGCAA ATGTAGTGGAGCCTGAGGTGGCTGTGTCACCCATGCTTCCCAGGAAGGAGAGGCCATACCTGGACAACAATCTTAATGAGGATGATCGCCTTTTACCTAAGGACAAATCAAGGACCAGTATCTTCATTAGCAGTCtcataaagaagaagaagaagaccgCCCCAGCGCCTCCTAAGCGTAGCAGCTCTTTCAAAGGAATTGATGGACCTACAGAGCGCTGGGGAGGAGCAGTGTGTCGAGGGATAGGAGATGCCAGAGAAGACTTAATTAGTGGGCCTTTTCTTAGTGATGCTGCCAGCACCTTTGACCCAAGCAAGCTTCTGAGTGCCCATAACAATGGTGCAGGGAGCACAGTCAATGGGCCACCTGGCTCCCCAGGACCCTCAGGTCCATTCCCCccacagcacagcaggaagAAAGTCAACCCAATGGCCTCCACTTCTGGAATGAGAACTCTGGGTGAGGAGGACCTTTTATCTAATTCAAAACGCTTCCATCGTTCCTGCTCTGCCTCTAGCATGCCCCCTGGCTTTGACCGGACTGAGTGGAAGTCGGTCACACTTCCCCGCAACCTGCAATCCTCTGCACATCACTTTGACTCAAGCACACTTGGAGGACGGAATGACAAGCCAGCACTGCCGCGCAAGAGAGCTAGTGAGCAGAAACCAGAGTCAGTTTCTCGCTCTGGCACACTTACACCGCCCCCAAGGCTCCCCAAGAAGACCGAAGACACAGTGGACGACGTCTTCAGGGATCCTGAGTCCAGCCCAAGTTGCACTCCCCAGAACCAGATGCTCAAAGTGAGTCTTCAACCACCGGCACATGGTGAATTCTCTAAAACGAGTGCCTTGCAGGCTGAGCTTCTGAAGTCCAGTGCTTTCCCAGTACTTGGGGCAGCTGGAGAAGAGTGCCGAGGACGCCGTCCAAAGAACACCCCTGATAGCCTGGTGCCTAAAGAGAAGGGAAAGCTTCAGAAGTCAAAACCAACCCCACCTCTGCCTTCCTCTTCAAAATCTGGAAAGGCATCTCGGAGTCCTACCCAGGACACACCACCAGATGCCAAATCCAAAGCCTTTGCCCAGAGCTTTGATCACCATCACCTCAGCTTAACTAGTGCTGAACAGGGGAAGTCCCTTGTTTCAGtggaaagtgcaaaaaaaagtcTTACTGCCACCTCCTCCAAACCACCATCAAAGACATCTCCAACATCCTCTATGTCCACCCCACCACCGGGAGGACCACAGTCTGGATCCTCCAACAGTGAGCAGACCTCTACCACAGCATTCATCCCCCTCATTACAACTCGGCAGTCTTTACGCAAAACTCGGCAGACCCAGGAGAGGCACCCTAACTCAGCCATTACAAAGGAGATGGTCTTGGGGGGAGCCGAGCAGCTGCGTGCTGCCATTGAGAGGAACTCGGAGCAGACAGGCAGCCACAATGCCGTGCTTGAGGCAGGAAAGAACTTCTCCAAATATTGTGTCAGCTACGTGGAATCCATCCAGCAAATGAGGAACAAGTTTGCTTTCCGGGAAGCCATCAACAAGCTGGAGAGCAGTCTGCGGGAGCTGCAGATATGCCCGACAGCTTCAGGTGGCGCTGCCGCACAGCAGGACTTCACCAAGCTGCTGTCTTCAATCAAGGAGATCAGTGACATTGTTCAGAGGTAG